The nucleotide window GCTCGGTCTTCGAAGGTGCCCGCGATATGGCAAGAGATATCGCCCAGACGGATGATTATGTCATCTCGATGCGTCAGCGAAAGAAGGTGGAGATGCTGTTTGCCCATCTCAAGCGCATCATGAAACTGGACCGGTTACGCCTCAGAGGCCCAAATGGAGCCAGAGACGAATTCCACATCGCAGCAACAGCCCAGAACCTGCGCAAAATGGCGAAACTGATCCCGACCCCGGCGTGAAACGCCATCAGAAGCCTCTCTGCTGCTCCCGATCTCCCCTCAAAATCTACGCCTTTTTCAACGGAATCGGCCGCTTCTTCCATGGGCCGCAATGAAGTCTAGCCAGGAATGTGCCAATCTGAGCATAGTAGATCTATCTATGAATAGACGCCTGATTGGATCGACTGCAAATAGGCAAGAACTCTGTCAGATTTACGCTCAGACACCAGATCATATGCAGTTTTTCCGGCCCAACCAGGAATTGGTTGATGTTTAAACCAAAGAGCCGCTCGCTGATCAGATCCAGTCATCTCGCTTGCTAGGTTGAGGATGTTCATTAATGGGCGAACTGCTTCATCAAGTTTTCGTAAGCCGGATTGCCTATAGAATGAAGGTGTATCAATGCCGGTCAACTTAGCCAACTCGGCCTGAGTGATGCCAAGTCTCGTCGCGAATGCATGTGCAGATGTAATCTGTTTACCTCCATCGGATGGCGTGACCATGTTTAAAGAACCTCTTTGCGAAGCAAGCATTTGACGTGCATGCAAGACTATCTCATTCTGTGACCATTTCTCGAACGTTTCAAGCCTCATGAACCGCCAAGGTTTGCCAGAAGACATCATCTTATGACGGAAGATTATCTGAATACCTGCCGTCGGGTCGATGAAAGCAGCGTGCTTCCTTTGA belongs to uncultured Cohaesibacter sp. and includes:
- a CDS encoding antitoxin Xre/MbcA/ParS toxin-binding domain-containing protein; translated protein: MHARQMLASQRGSLNMVTPSDGGKQITSAHAFATRLGITQAELAKLTGIDTPSFYRQSGLRKLDEAVRPLMNILNLASEMTGSDQRAALWFKHQPIPGWAGKTAYDLVSERKSDRVLAYLQSIQSGVYS